The Nitrososphaerales archaeon genome includes a region encoding these proteins:
- the hisA gene encoding 1-(5-phosphoribosyl)-5-[(5-phosphoribosylamino)methylideneamino]imidazole-4-carboxamide isomerase produces the protein MKLLPAIDLFEGKVVRLVKGDPNNKVVYSDDPVGTAEKWVRQGADALHIVDLDAILTRGSNTNMINAIAESFSIPVQVGGGIRSAEIVRDLLQKVDRVVLGTFAYQDLTSVEELVKEFGSNRIVVAIDQIGGMVMIDGWRKSTGMNVFDAIRKFTQIGIQYFLLTSIDRDGTLAGPDIAILSKACSTKVKVIASGGVSKDKDIIAVERTGAYAVILGKALYDNKISIRDAKKMLK, from the coding sequence TTGAAGCTATTACCTGCCATAGACCTTTTCGAGGGGAAGGTCGTGAGATTGGTTAAAGGAGATCCTAATAACAAAGTTGTATACAGCGACGATCCAGTGGGTACAGCGGAGAAATGGGTTCGTCAAGGTGCAGATGCCCTGCATATAGTGGATTTGGATGCAATATTAACTCGTGGTAGCAATACTAACATGATAAATGCGATAGCTGAAAGCTTCAGCATCCCCGTGCAGGTTGGAGGTGGAATAAGAAGCGCTGAAATAGTAAGAGATTTGTTGCAAAAAGTAGACAGAGTTGTATTGGGAACATTTGCATATCAAGATCTAACTAGTGTAGAAGAACTTGTTAAAGAGTTCGGTAGTAATAGAATAGTGGTCGCTATAGACCAGATTGGTGGAATGGTAATGATAGATGGATGGAGGAAATCAACTGGTATGAATGTGTTCGACGCAATTCGTAAGTTCACTCAGATCGGCATACAGTACTTTCTGCTTACAAGCATAGATCGAGACGGCACGTTGGCTGGCCCTGATATCGCTATTCTATCCAAAGCCTGCAGTACTAAAGTAAAGGTGATTGCCAGTGGCGGTGTCTCTAAAGATAAAGATATCATTGCAGTAGAGCGAACTGGTGCATATGCTGTAATACTTGGCAAAGCACTTTATGATAATAAGATAAGTATCAGGGATGCTAAAAAGATGTTGAAGTGA
- the hisI gene encoding phosphoribosyl-AMP cyclohydrolase — MDKLLEELDFKKQGGLIPVIVQDINTKDILMFAYANEEALRNTIESGKAWFWSRSRNKLWMKGEESGNIQEVKKIMVDCDSDALVYLVVASGPACHTGNRTCFHNELH; from the coding sequence ATGGACAAATTACTGGAAGAGCTGGACTTCAAGAAACAGGGAGGTTTAATACCCGTCATAGTGCAAGACATAAACACAAAGGACATACTTATGTTTGCATATGCAAATGAAGAAGCATTGAGGAATACTATTGAGAGCGGGAAGGCGTGGTTTTGGAGCAGGTCAAGGAACAAACTATGGATGAAAGGAGAAGAATCTGGCAATATACAGGAAGTGAAGAAGATAATGGTTGATTGTGATTCTGATGCTCTTGTGTATTTGGTAGTAGCGAGTGGGCCTGCATGCCATACCGGTAACCGAACGTGCTTCCATAATGAGTTGCATTAA
- a CDS encoding imidazoleglycerol-phosphate dehydratase, with the protein MNHLRKAKVERITKETYVKVELNMDGKGNTSVETTIPFLDHLVSTIGKHAMIDVKIVAKSKDRIVHHIAEDVAITFADAIDKALGNRAKIYRFGHAIVPMDDSLAYAAIDLVKRQYHAIDLKLSRMNIEGMSKEDLEHFFRSLAQNMNACIHVNVQQGENDHHKVEAATKAFALALRDAVQIDKKGIVVPSTKGSM; encoded by the coding sequence ATGAATCATTTGCGAAAAGCTAAGGTTGAAAGAATTACAAAGGAGACTTATGTTAAGGTAGAGCTGAATATGGACGGTAAGGGAAACACATCCGTAGAAACCACAATCCCATTTCTCGATCACTTGGTAAGTACTATTGGTAAACACGCTATGATTGATGTAAAAATTGTAGCAAAGTCAAAGGATCGTATAGTACATCATATAGCAGAAGACGTTGCTATAACCTTTGCAGATGCCATAGATAAGGCATTAGGTAATAGAGCAAAGATATACAGGTTCGGGCATGCTATAGTGCCTATGGATGATTCATTGGCATACGCTGCGATAGATCTGGTTAAGAGACAATATCACGCAATAGATCTGAAACTAAGCAGGATGAATATTGAAGGGATGTCCAAAGAGGATCTGGAGCACTTTTTCCGTTCTTTAGCCCAGAACATGAATGCGTGTATACATGTAAATGTACAGCAGGGAGAAAATGATCACCATAAAGTTGAGGCAGCAACGAAAGCGTTCGCACTTGCGTTGCGTGACGCTGTGCAAATAGATAAAAAAGGAATAGTGGTACCTAGTACTAAAGGTTCGATGTAG
- the hisH gene encoding imidazole glycerol phosphate synthase subunit HisH, with protein MVKIAIFDYGAGNLFSLNAALERLGAQVDIVTDLNSLEKFSGLVLPGVGNFDPAMRSIRNYRKNLETAIQNGLPMLGICLGMEMLFNRSEEGKMKGLSILDGDVVMLPKKGKIPHMGWNNLKIVRDSKLLKGVNDNAWAYFVHSYRIRPRNSNIVVAKSDYWLAFPAVIEYKNLFGTQFHPEKSGDVGVKILENFLNECDKN; from the coding sequence TTGGTAAAGATAGCTATATTTGATTATGGTGCAGGTAACTTGTTCAGCCTAAATGCTGCACTTGAGCGTTTGGGGGCGCAAGTAGACATAGTAACGGATCTAAATAGTTTAGAAAAGTTCAGTGGTTTAGTATTGCCTGGTGTGGGAAACTTTGACCCGGCAATGAGGAGCATAAGGAATTACAGGAAGAACCTTGAAACTGCAATACAAAATGGCTTACCTATGCTTGGTATATGTTTAGGCATGGAAATGCTCTTCAACAGAAGTGAGGAGGGCAAGATGAAGGGATTGAGTATACTCGATGGTGATGTGGTAATGTTGCCCAAGAAAGGGAAGATACCACATATGGGATGGAACAACCTTAAGATAGTTAGAGATAGCAAATTACTGAAGGGCGTAAATGACAACGCGTGGGCTTATTTTGTACACTCATACCGCATAAGACCAAGAAATAGTAACATTGTAGTTGCCAAATCAGATTATTGGTTGGCGTTTCCTGCTGTGATAGAATACAAGAACCTTTTTGGTACTCAGTTTCATCCCGAGAAATCTGGAGATGTTGGTGTTAAAATACTTGAGAATTTTCTAAACGAGTGCGATAAGAATTGA
- the hisF gene encoding imidazole glycerol phosphate synthase subunit HisF — protein sequence MVLAKRIIPCLDVDKGRVVKGTHFLHIKDAGDPVQLAKRYSEEGADELVFLDITASEQGRKIMQNVVREVARVIDIPFTVGGGIRSMEDGRNILLSGADKVSINTAAIRNPTLITKLMKIFGKQCVVVAIDAKRTYINLDKKNVMKENGKKFSYAVHIYGGKKSTTIDAIEWARRVEKLGAGEILLTSIDADGTEQGYDIELTRAVSRAVNIPVIASGGCGEPKHMLDVFRYGEADAALAASIFHYEKYTIKDVKEYLKRNGIRVRT from the coding sequence ATGGTTTTGGCAAAACGAATAATCCCCTGCTTAGATGTTGATAAAGGTAGGGTCGTAAAGGGTACGCATTTTCTTCACATAAAAGATGCTGGTGATCCAGTCCAGCTCGCTAAGAGATATAGCGAAGAAGGCGCGGATGAACTCGTTTTCTTGGACATCACAGCGTCAGAACAGGGAAGGAAGATAATGCAAAATGTGGTAAGGGAAGTTGCCAGAGTAATAGATATACCATTTACTGTAGGAGGGGGAATAAGAAGCATGGAAGATGGCAGAAATATTCTGCTTAGTGGTGCTGACAAGGTATCCATAAACACAGCGGCCATAAGAAATCCTACACTGATAACTAAATTGATGAAGATCTTTGGCAAGCAGTGTGTAGTGGTCGCTATTGACGCAAAACGCACTTACATTAATCTCGATAAAAAGAATGTGATGAAAGAAAATGGGAAGAAGTTCTCGTATGCGGTTCATATCTATGGGGGAAAGAAGTCGACCACTATTGATGCCATTGAATGGGCTAGGAGAGTAGAAAAGTTGGGTGCTGGAGAGATTTTGCTTACAAGTATAGATGCAGATGGTACAGAACAGGGATATGACATAGAATTGACTAGGGCAGTAAGTAGGGCAGTCAATATACCAGTAATTGCTTCAGGTGGGTGTGGTGAACCTAAGCATATGTTGGATGTTTTCAGGTATGGTGAGGCTGACGCAGCACTAGCTGCCTCTATATTTCACTATGAAAAGTATACCATTAAAGACGTTAAGGAATACCTTAAAAGGAATGGTATAAGGGTAAGAACCTAG